Proteins co-encoded in one Dyadobacter sp. CECT 9275 genomic window:
- the folE gene encoding GTP cyclohydrolase I FolE: MKQNGTLLNIPSIDSLDVEEVGEDHLFSSIETPLREDAFAMEDEMKIELIEKHFRHIMEIMGLDLRDDSLRGTPKRVAKMYVKEIFGGLDPRNKPSVTLFDNKYQYNQMLVEKDISVFSNCEHHFVPIYGKAHVAYISSGKVIGLSKLNRIVEYFSKRPQVQERLTMQIANELKVALKTEDVAVVIDAKHMCVHSRGIKDAGSSTITASYSGRFEDEALRKEFLGYLGL, from the coding sequence ATGAAACAGAACGGAACTTTGTTGAATATCCCGTCAATTGACAGTCTGGACGTTGAAGAAGTAGGGGAGGATCATCTCTTCTCTTCCATTGAAACCCCATTGCGCGAGGATGCCTTTGCTATGGAGGATGAAATGAAGATTGAATTAATAGAAAAACATTTCCGGCATATCATGGAGATCATGGGGCTTGACCTGAGAGACGACAGCCTGAGAGGTACGCCGAAGCGAGTGGCCAAAATGTATGTCAAAGAGATTTTCGGAGGCCTCGATCCCAGAAATAAACCTTCCGTAACGCTGTTTGACAATAAATACCAGTACAACCAGATGCTTGTGGAGAAGGACATCTCGGTGTTTTCCAATTGCGAGCATCATTTTGTACCGATATACGGGAAAGCACATGTTGCCTACATTTCCAGCGGAAAGGTGATCGGGCTTTCAAAATTGAACCGGATTGTAGAATATTTTTCGAAGCGGCCGCAGGTACAGGAACGTCTGACCATGCAGATCGCAAATGAGCTGAAAGTGGCTTTAAAAACCGAAGACGTGGCGGTTGTGATTGATGCCAAACACATGTGCGTTCACTCGCGTGGTATCAAGGATGCGGGAAGTTCCACCATCACGGCATCTTACAGCGGAAGATTTGAAGATGAAGCATTGAGAAAGGAGTTCCTTGGATATCTTGGACTATAA
- a CDS encoding 6-pyruvoyl trahydropterin synthase family protein gives MSHKVSVFRKEHFNAAHRLHNPLWSEEKNQSVFGKCNNPNFHGHNYELIVRVTGEVDPQTGFVMDMKILSDTIKEHVLDRFDHHNLNLDIEEFRNLNPSAENIAIVIYSILRKLIDPELALKIRLYETERNFVEYPVN, from the coding sequence ATGTCTCACAAAGTATCGGTGTTCCGTAAGGAGCATTTTAATGCGGCTCACCGCCTTCACAATCCGTTGTGGAGCGAGGAGAAAAACCAGTCTGTTTTTGGTAAATGTAATAATCCTAATTTCCACGGTCATAATTATGAGCTGATCGTGCGGGTAACCGGAGAAGTTGATCCGCAAACCGGCTTTGTGATGGATATGAAGATACTCAGCGATACCATAAAAGAGCATGTGCTGGACAGGTTTGACCATCATAATCTCAATCTGGACATTGAGGAATTCAGGAACCTTAATCCCTCAGCCGAAAATATAGCCATTGTTATTTATTCTATCCTACGTAAATTAATCGATCCGGAGCTTGCTCTGAAAATACGTTTATATGAAACAGAACGGAACTTTGTTGAATATCCCGTCAATTGA